One Pseudodesulfovibrio senegalensis DNA segment encodes these proteins:
- a CDS encoding PTS sugar transporter subunit IIA has protein sequence MKLGDYLQEAYIVPELSGSSKKQVLTELVAPLEKDNNGMDTDQAVRVLLEREELGTTGIGDGIAIPHGKLDAIDRISVVVGRSTKGIEYEALDFKPCHIFFLVMAPEQVAGMHLRLLAHISRLLKDEHFRQEFLKAEDAKALWQILKNA, from the coding sequence ATGAAACTTGGTGATTATCTTCAAGAGGCCTACATCGTCCCGGAACTTTCGGGAAGCAGCAAGAAACAGGTTCTGACAGAACTTGTGGCCCCCCTTGAAAAGGACAATAATGGAATGGACACGGACCAGGCGGTCCGTGTCCTTCTTGAACGGGAAGAACTCGGAACCACGGGAATCGGCGACGGTATAGCCATTCCCCATGGAAAACTGGATGCCATCGACAGGATTTCTGTGGTTGTGGGCAGAAGCACCAAAGGCATTGAATACGAAGCGCTGGACTTCAAGCCCTGCCACATTTTTTTTCTTGTCATGGCTCCGGAGCAGGTGGCCGGAATGCACCTGCGACTGCTGGCCCATATCTCTCGTCTGCTCAAGGATGAACACTTCCGTCAGGAATTTCTCAAGGCCGAAGACGCCAAGGCTCTTTGGCAAATCTTGAAAAACGCCTAA
- a CDS encoding PTS sugar transporter subunit IIA, with translation MSESTKSIGVVVVTHGNFGEELVRAAETVLGEQERCFAVSVDVNREVDATVETIRAKAKQADVGAGVLLLTDLFGGSPTTLSLSLLKENEIEVVAGVNLPMIIKALQGRDMKLSDMAAAVRDAGLQGIVVAGELLRKRTAKK, from the coding sequence ATGTCCGAATCAACCAAGTCCATTGGCGTTGTCGTGGTCACACACGGTAATTTCGGAGAAGAACTTGTGCGTGCGGCTGAAACAGTCCTCGGTGAGCAGGAGCGATGCTTTGCCGTCAGCGTCGACGTCAACAGGGAAGTGGACGCCACAGTGGAAACCATTCGCGCCAAGGCCAAACAAGCGGATGTCGGGGCAGGAGTCCTGCTCTTGACCGACCTGTTCGGCGGCTCTCCCACAACTCTCAGCCTTTCACTGCTGAAAGAAAACGAAATCGAGGTGGTTGCCGGCGTCAACCTGCCCATGATCATCAAGGCGTTGCAGGGACGGGATATGAAATTATCGGATATGGCCGCCGCTGTCAGGGATGCAGGCCTGCAGGGCATCGTGGTGGCCGGAGAACTGCTGCGCAAACGTACGGCAAAAAAATAG
- the hpf gene encoding ribosome hibernation-promoting factor, HPF/YfiA family has product MNISFTFKNFDPSDHLKKYAEKRFGKLGKYVSHSDTAELKVNLMVEKFRQKADVVLNADNIHLSAFETSEDMYSSIDLVLDKLEAQLRKLREKMKDRGKKARANKVVQMDYLSFLEKESGNWTPTIVGSDSYEPKPMSVDEAAMQLDTTDGEFLVFRNADTEGINVIYKRNNGDFGLIDPGH; this is encoded by the coding sequence ATGAACATCAGCTTCACCTTCAAGAACTTCGATCCGTCCGACCATCTCAAGAAGTATGCTGAAAAGCGCTTTGGAAAACTCGGCAAGTACGTGTCCCATTCTGACACGGCCGAGCTCAAGGTCAATCTCATGGTTGAGAAGTTTCGCCAGAAGGCCGATGTTGTGCTCAATGCGGACAATATTCATTTGTCTGCGTTTGAAACATCGGAGGACATGTATTCAAGCATCGACTTGGTGCTGGACAAGCTGGAAGCGCAATTGCGCAAATTACGCGAAAAGATGAAGGATCGCGGCAAGAAGGCCCGAGCCAACAAGGTCGTCCAGATGGACTATCTGTCTTTTTTGGAAAAGGAATCCGGCAACTGGACCCCGACAATCGTCGGCAGTGACTCCTATGAGCCCAAACCCATGTCCGTGGACGAGGCAGCCATGCAGCTGGACACCACGGACGGCGAATTCCTTGTCTTTCGCAATGCCGACACCGAAGGCATCAACGTCATTTATAAACGAAACAACGGCGATTTCGGATTGATCGATCCTGGACACTGA
- a CDS encoding PTS sugar transporter subunit IIC has protein sequence MGTVGWFALVSLFFAVFSLFRNTISLGLLERPLVIGLFWGAFSNNYEMALSISIFFELFWLDLIPAGTYIPPHLTATTFATLSLCTWLNASAPGQVLAIIFACMPLAWAGARLEGLLREKQRKSYNQLLNWSRKPLDPRLPGLLIARSTLTAFAGSWVLFFITILALYWVLDWFLYNFSSFLQSLDITWPHLWITATLGGVMALRLRRAYVVLSIGIAFVLFFSIWPGIAWQP, from the coding sequence GTGGGAACTGTCGGCTGGTTTGCGCTCGTATCGCTTTTTTTTGCCGTCTTTTCCCTGTTCAGGAATACAATCAGCCTTGGCCTTCTCGAACGTCCGCTGGTTATCGGTCTTTTTTGGGGCGCTTTCTCGAATAATTACGAAATGGCACTGAGTATCAGCATTTTCTTTGAACTTTTCTGGCTCGACCTTATTCCGGCAGGAACCTATATTCCACCACATCTCACGGCTACGACCTTTGCAACCCTCAGTCTGTGCACATGGCTCAATGCTTCCGCTCCCGGTCAGGTTCTGGCCATCATCTTTGCTTGTATGCCTTTGGCATGGGCCGGAGCCCGGCTCGAAGGCTTGCTGCGCGAAAAGCAACGCAAAAGCTACAACCAACTGTTGAATTGGTCCAGAAAGCCGCTGGACCCAAGACTTCCGGGCCTGTTGATCGCACGCTCCACACTGACCGCATTCGCAGGATCCTGGGTTTTGTTTTTTATAACGATCCTCGCCCTGTACTGGGTACTGGACTGGTTTCTGTATAATTTTTCAAGTTTTCTCCAAAGCCTCGACATTACATGGCCCCACCTCTGGATAACGGCAACATTGGGAGGCGTCATGGCCCTCCGTCTTCGCCGGGCCTATGTCGTGCTGAGTATCGGGATCGCTTTTGTTCTTTTTTTCTCAATCTGGCCCGGAATAGCTTGGCAGCCGTAA
- a CDS encoding PTS sugar transporter subunit IIB, producing MDWVRIDNRLIHGQIIETWLPYTGVKTIVVANDQLAADIMQQQIMTLAIPGNIESIFVSVGALETAIETLNSDYLILFNNCADARRAYEQGVAFETLNIGNVHYSPGKRQLSPSVAVNEEDEACLRFFAKNGIDLDFRCVPNDTVQVKW from the coding sequence ATGGATTGGGTTCGTATAGACAATCGCCTCATTCATGGGCAAATCATCGAGACATGGTTGCCGTATACAGGCGTTAAAACCATAGTTGTCGCCAATGACCAGTTGGCTGCCGACATCATGCAGCAGCAGATCATGACCCTGGCAATTCCGGGTAACATCGAAAGCATATTTGTTTCGGTTGGTGCGCTCGAAACCGCGATTGAAACGCTCAACTCGGATTACCTCATCCTCTTCAACAACTGTGCGGACGCACGCCGGGCCTATGAACAGGGCGTTGCCTTTGAAACGCTCAACATCGGTAACGTGCATTACAGCCCGGGCAAACGGCAATTGTCCCCCAGTGTGGCGGTCAATGAAGAAGACGAAGCCTGTTTGCGTTTTTTTGCCAAAAACGGAATCGACCTCGACTTCAGGTGTGTCCCCAACGATACTGTGCAGGTCAAGTGGTGA
- the rapZ gene encoding RNase adapter RapZ, producing the protein MANLEKRLTNKDFILSSTFPVILVTGLSGSGKSTALRVFEDLGYFCVDGLPTAMLPKLAEMFQPKTTQHRGLVLGMDLRQSDFIQEWEEANQQLEKMGIDLTILFLECRAETLVTRYATTRRLHPLESRNLGLEQALEMEKEVLDPIRDSADLVLDTTDYSIHDLRRILQEKWTDIENNPRGMRVRVVTFGFKYGVPLEADLVFDLRFLPNPYFDEKLRELSGKDAQVSDYVLKTDPGSTFMQRFTDFMIYLLPLYAEEGRHRITVAIGCTGGRHRSVSVAESLFSQLREAGYSSTIEHRHLELG; encoded by the coding sequence TTGGCAAATCTTGAAAAACGCCTAACCAACAAGGATTTCATTTTGTCTTCAACATTTCCGGTCATCCTTGTCACCGGTTTATCCGGATCGGGAAAAAGTACAGCTCTCCGGGTTTTTGAAGACCTTGGCTATTTCTGTGTGGACGGCCTGCCCACAGCAATGCTCCCGAAGCTGGCCGAGATGTTTCAACCCAAGACAACCCAGCATCGTGGTCTTGTACTTGGGATGGATCTCCGTCAAAGCGATTTCATTCAGGAATGGGAAGAAGCCAATCAACAATTGGAAAAAATGGGCATAGACCTGACCATTCTGTTTCTTGAATGCCGCGCGGAAACTCTGGTCACACGCTATGCCACCACGCGGCGCCTGCATCCTTTGGAATCCAGGAACCTCGGGCTTGAACAGGCCTTGGAAATGGAAAAGGAAGTACTTGATCCCATAAGGGATTCCGCCGATCTGGTGTTGGACACCACGGACTATTCCATCCACGATCTGCGAAGAATTCTCCAAGAGAAATGGACTGATATTGAAAACAACCCGCGCGGAATGCGTGTGCGTGTGGTGACGTTCGGGTTCAAGTATGGCGTTCCACTGGAGGCGGATCTTGTTTTTGACCTCCGCTTTCTTCCAAACCCTTATTTTGATGAAAAACTACGGGAGCTTTCCGGCAAGGATGCACAGGTGTCTGATTATGTGCTCAAAACCGACCCCGGATCGACGTTCATGCAACGCTTCACGGACTTCATGATCTACCTCCTGCCTTTATATGCCGAAGAGGGCAGACACAGGATCACTGTGGCCATAGGCTGCACAGGAGGAAGGCACAGGTCCGTTTCCGTCGCGGAAAGTCTTTTCAGCCAATTACGCGAAGCCGGATATTCCTCTACAATCGAACACAGACATCTGGAGTTGGGATAA